The following proteins are encoded in a genomic region of Nicotiana sylvestris chromosome 4, ASM39365v2, whole genome shotgun sequence:
- the LOC138889678 gene encoding uncharacterized protein: protein MVEFDVIMGLDWLASCYDNVDCRSKMVLFQFLGDPVLEWKGNTALRRFISYLKARKMIKKGYIYHLVRVQDVKVESPTIQSIPAVNEFPDGFPDELPGLQPEREIEFAIDLLPSTQPISIPPYRMAPAELKELKEQLKDLLEKGFIKSSTSQWGAPVLFVSKKDGSLRMCIDYR, encoded by the coding sequence atggtagaatttgatgttataatgggtctggattggttggcttcttgttatgacaatgttgattgtagatcaaagatggtCCTATTCCAATTTCTAGGGGATCCTGTTTTGGAATGGAAAGGTAATACAGCATTgcgtagatttatttcctatcttaaggcaaggaagatgatcaaaaagggctatatttatcacttagttcgggttcaggatgtgaaagtagagtcaccaaccattcaatcTATCCCTgcggttaatgagtttcccgatggtTTTCCCGATGAACTTCCAGGTCTTcagccagagcgagaaattgagtttgctattgacctactaccaagtactcaaccaatatctattcctccctatagaatggcccccgcagagctaaaagagttgaaggaacaacttaaggacttgcttgaaaaaggctttatcaagTCTAGTACATCACAGTGGGGAGCACCTGTCTTATTTGTGAGTAaaaaagatggttccttacggatgtgtattgattatagatag